The following are encoded in a window of Streptomyces sp. SAT1 genomic DNA:
- a CDS encoding ROK family protein — MTAAQPSGTAGPGPETDRAAGPETGTSAGPVIGLDLGGTKIDAALVAVDGTVLRRHTRPTPARAGAAAVLNALAAAAREVDGGAGAIGVAAAGVIDPVTGTVTSATDSLTGWAGTALAAGLSARTGLPVACDNDVRATAATELAALDGSRRSLLLAAVGTGVGGAVAVDGRMLHGSAGIAGHLGHVPSPEAEGLPCTCGGSGHLEAVAAGPAITALYGRLAGEPVGRLQDVAGRAARGDAAARRAITTGARAAGRVLGGLANALGPDRVVVGGGVPRIGALYWTALTEAFRAELMAPLRALRPVPPRLGADAAVRGAALLTRTTPLHGPATPATGPAVPQPVPGGTR; from the coding sequence ATGACCGCCGCCCAGCCGTCCGGTACGGCCGGACCCGGTCCCGAGACGGACAGGGCGGCCGGTCCCGAGACGGGCACGTCGGCCGGTCCCGTCATCGGCCTCGACCTCGGCGGGACCAAGATCGACGCCGCCCTAGTCGCCGTCGACGGCACGGTGCTGCGCCGGCACACCCGGCCCACCCCCGCCCGCGCGGGCGCGGCGGCGGTCCTGAACGCGCTGGCCGCCGCCGCCCGCGAGGTGGACGGCGGCGCCGGAGCGATCGGCGTCGCCGCCGCCGGTGTCATCGACCCGGTCACCGGGACCGTCACCAGCGCCACCGACTCCCTCACCGGCTGGGCCGGCACCGCGCTGGCCGCGGGCCTGTCCGCGCGCACCGGCCTGCCGGTCGCCTGCGACAACGACGTACGCGCCACCGCCGCCACGGAACTGGCCGCGCTCGACGGGTCGCGCCGCTCGCTCCTGCTGGCGGCCGTGGGCACCGGGGTCGGCGGCGCCGTCGCGGTCGACGGCAGGATGCTGCACGGCAGCGCGGGCATCGCCGGTCACCTCGGCCATGTGCCCAGCCCGGAGGCCGAGGGGCTGCCCTGCACCTGCGGCGGCAGCGGCCATCTGGAGGCCGTGGCCGCCGGGCCCGCCATCACCGCCCTGTACGGACGGCTCGCAGGAGAGCCCGTCGGCCGGCTCCAGGACGTGGCCGGGCGCGCCGCGCGGGGCGACGCCGCCGCCCGGCGGGCGATCACCACCGGGGCCCGCGCCGCCGGGCGGGTCCTGGGCGGCCTGGCCAACGCGCTGGGCCCGGACCGGGTCGTCGTCGGCGGCGGCGTACCGCGCATCGGCGCGCTGTACTGGACCGCGCTCACCGAAGCCTTCCGCGCGGAACTGATGGCCCCGCTGCGCGCGCTGCGCCCCGTGCCCCCGCGCCTGGGCGCCGACGCGGCCGTCCGGGGCGCCGCCCTGCTCACCCGCACCACCCCGCTGCACGGCCCCGCGACCCCCGCGACCGGTCCGGCCGTGCCCCAGCCCGTACCCGGAGGAACCCGATGA
- a CDS encoding N-acetylmannosamine-6-phosphate 2-epimerase, producing MTLSAATVAAAVRGRLIVSCQAPPGDPMRETPTLVALARAAAAGGAAGIRVNEPEVVAAVRAAVDLPVIGLWKDGDTGVYITPTVRHALAVAEAGAHVVAADATARPRPDGGSFAGLVAAVHAAGALVMADVATLEEGVRAAGQGADFVSTTLSGYVPGSPRRSGPDLDLVAALAAATAAPVVAEGRIGTPEEAAAALERGAHSVVVGTAITAPTALTRRFVTRLTRP from the coding sequence ATGACCCTGTCCGCGGCAACCGTCGCCGCCGCCGTCCGCGGCCGGCTGATCGTCTCCTGCCAGGCACCGCCCGGCGACCCGATGCGCGAGACGCCGACCCTGGTCGCGCTGGCCCGCGCCGCCGCGGCCGGGGGCGCCGCGGGCATCCGCGTCAACGAACCCGAGGTGGTGGCCGCCGTCAGGGCCGCCGTGGACCTGCCCGTGATCGGCCTGTGGAAGGACGGCGACACCGGCGTCTACATCACCCCGACCGTGCGCCACGCCCTCGCCGTCGCCGAGGCCGGCGCGCACGTGGTCGCCGCCGACGCCACCGCACGGCCCCGCCCGGACGGCGGCTCGTTCGCCGGTCTGGTGGCCGCCGTGCACGCGGCGGGCGCCCTGGTCATGGCCGACGTCGCCACTCTGGAGGAAGGCGTGCGCGCCGCCGGGCAGGGCGCGGACTTCGTCTCCACCACCCTGTCCGGATACGTGCCCGGGTCCCCGCGGCGGTCCGGCCCCGACCTGGACCTGGTCGCCGCCCTCGCCGCCGCGACCGCCGCCCCGGTCGTCGCCGAAGGCCGTATCGGCACCCCCGAGGAGGCCGCCGCCGCGCTGGAGAGGGGCGCCCACAGCGTCGTCGTCGGCACCGCCATCACCGCCCCGACCGCCCTCACCCGGCGGTTCGTGACCCGTCTCACCCGTCCCTGA
- a CDS encoding dihydrodipicolinate synthase family protein encodes MPLTAPLRGVVPPVCTPLDAQGDVDTGSLARLVEHLLAGGVHGLFALGSTSEVAYLTDEQRGAVLETVVNVVDGRVPVLAGAIDTTTPRVLDHARAAARLGADALVATAPFYTRTHPWETARHFRRVRDRVDLPLFAYDLPVSVHSKLSPALVLDLAADGTLAGVKDSSGDEGSLRRLLVALGGREGRDAGPAPAFSVLTGSELTVDAALLAGADGVVPGLGNVDPAGYVRLHDAARAGDWSRAAAEQERLAALFAMVDAGPEDEMGRSSSALGAFKAALRLLGVIDHADTAFPQIGLSASSVAAVDARLRAAGLTPAR; translated from the coding sequence ATGCCCTTGACCGCACCCCTGCGCGGAGTCGTCCCGCCCGTCTGCACCCCGCTCGACGCCCAGGGAGACGTCGACACGGGCTCCCTGGCCCGGCTGGTCGAGCACCTGCTCGCCGGCGGGGTCCACGGCCTGTTCGCCCTCGGCTCCACCAGTGAGGTCGCCTACCTCACCGACGAGCAGCGCGGTGCCGTACTGGAGACCGTGGTGAACGTGGTCGACGGCCGGGTGCCGGTGCTCGCCGGGGCCATCGACACCACCACGCCCCGCGTCCTCGACCACGCCCGCGCCGCGGCCCGGCTCGGGGCCGACGCGCTGGTGGCCACCGCGCCCTTCTATACCCGCACCCACCCCTGGGAGACCGCCCGGCACTTCCGCCGTGTCCGGGACCGGGTGGACCTGCCGCTGTTCGCCTACGACCTCCCGGTCTCCGTGCACAGCAAGCTCTCGCCCGCCCTGGTGCTCGACCTGGCCGCCGACGGCACCCTCGCGGGCGTCAAGGACAGCAGCGGCGACGAGGGCTCGCTGCGCCGCCTGCTCGTCGCCCTCGGCGGCCGGGAAGGACGTGACGCCGGACCGGCCCCCGCCTTCTCGGTGCTGACCGGGTCCGAGCTGACGGTGGACGCGGCGCTGCTCGCGGGCGCCGACGGCGTCGTCCCTGGTCTGGGCAACGTCGACCCCGCCGGATACGTACGCCTCCACGACGCGGCCCGAGCCGGTGACTGGTCGCGCGCGGCCGCGGAGCAGGAGCGGCTGGCCGCCCTGTTCGCCATGGTCGACGCGGGCCCCGAGGACGAGATGGGCCGCAGTTCCTCCGCGCTCGGCGCGTTCAAGGCCGCGCTGCGGCTGCTGGGCGTCATCGACCACGCCGACACCGCGTTCCCGCAGATCGGGCTGAGCGCCTCGTCCGTCGCCGCCGTCGACGCCCGGCTGCGCGCCGCCGGACTCACCCCGGCCCGATGA
- a CDS encoding MFS transporter, with protein MHHTTAPPSAPWYRQVGRSQWKSFFAAWIGYLLDGFDFVLITLVLTEISDDFHLDTVQAASLVSAAFITRWLGGAVLGALGDRFGRKLSMVVSILLYSLGSFACGFAWDYTSLFVARLAIGMGMAGEYSSSATYVMESWPVHMRNRASGFLISGYSVGTVLAAEVYKWVVPNLGWRWMFYLGLIPVLIALWMRRALPEAADWKASVAERGQRPNPFRPLFATPARATTNVVLAVAATVSLFAVFTPLGEGLVPLLSVVAGICLIAFAVQLGGRRGWLLHVSMIVTIFFAFLYSWPIQALLPTYLKSDLGYDPGQVTDVLFYAGFGTMAGCWLAGFVGDWIGTKKAYAFTLLASLAFVFPVFAVKDSLPLLGVLLFVLQATSFGISGLLPRYIGGHFPTHSRAAALGFTYNVGALGGAVAPVLGAHLASGMDLGQALAVLTFAGTMIVVLLVGLDVPGRLGRLLDPEGPADHLVDEGVGGAPRGTPQHTRP; from the coding sequence GTGCACCACACCACCGCGCCGCCCTCGGCCCCCTGGTACCGCCAGGTGGGCCGCAGCCAGTGGAAGTCGTTCTTCGCCGCCTGGATCGGCTATCTGCTCGACGGCTTCGACTTCGTCCTGATCACCCTGGTGCTCACCGAGATCAGCGACGACTTCCACCTGGACACGGTCCAGGCCGCCAGCCTGGTCTCCGCCGCCTTCATCACCCGCTGGCTCGGCGGGGCGGTGCTCGGCGCCCTCGGCGACCGCTTCGGCCGGAAGCTGTCGATGGTGGTCAGCATCCTGCTGTACTCGCTGGGCAGCTTCGCCTGCGGGTTCGCCTGGGACTACACCAGCCTGTTCGTCGCCCGGCTCGCCATCGGCATGGGCATGGCCGGCGAGTACTCGTCCAGCGCCACCTATGTGATGGAGAGCTGGCCGGTGCACATGCGCAACCGGGCCAGCGGCTTCCTGATCTCCGGCTACTCGGTGGGCACGGTCCTGGCCGCCGAGGTGTACAAGTGGGTGGTGCCGAACCTCGGCTGGCGCTGGATGTTCTATCTGGGCCTGATCCCCGTCCTGATCGCGCTGTGGATGCGCCGCGCCCTGCCCGAGGCCGCCGACTGGAAGGCGTCCGTCGCCGAGCGCGGACAGCGGCCCAACCCGTTCCGCCCGCTCTTCGCCACCCCCGCGAGGGCCACCACGAACGTCGTACTCGCGGTCGCGGCCACCGTCTCGCTCTTCGCGGTCTTCACCCCGCTCGGCGAGGGCCTGGTGCCGCTGCTGTCGGTGGTGGCCGGAATCTGCCTGATCGCCTTCGCCGTGCAGCTCGGCGGGCGGCGCGGCTGGCTGCTCCACGTGTCGATGATCGTCACGATCTTCTTCGCGTTCCTGTACTCCTGGCCCATCCAGGCGCTGCTGCCCACCTATCTGAAGTCCGACCTCGGCTACGACCCGGGCCAGGTCACCGACGTGCTGTTCTACGCGGGCTTCGGCACGATGGCCGGCTGCTGGCTGGCGGGCTTCGTCGGCGACTGGATCGGCACCAAGAAGGCGTACGCCTTCACCCTGCTCGCCTCGCTGGCCTTCGTCTTCCCGGTGTTCGCGGTCAAGGACAGCCTGCCGCTGCTCGGCGTGCTGCTGTTCGTGCTCCAGGCCACCAGCTTCGGCATCTCCGGGCTGCTGCCGCGCTACATCGGCGGGCACTTCCCGACCCACTCCAGGGCCGCCGCCCTGGGCTTCACCTACAACGTGGGCGCGCTGGGCGGCGCCGTGGCCCCCGTGCTCGGCGCGCACCTCGCCTCGGGCATGGACCTGGGGCAGGCGCTGGCCGTCCTCACCTTCGCCGGGACGATGATCGTGGTGCTGCTGGTCGGTCTCGACGTGCCGGGCAGGCTGGGCCGGCTGCTCGACCCGGAGGGCCCGGCCGACCACCTCGTGGACGAGGGCGTCGGCGGGGCGCCGCGGGGCACACCGCAGCACACGCGCCCCTGA